One region of Streptomyces davaonensis JCM 4913 genomic DNA includes:
- a CDS encoding MurR/RpiR family transcriptional regulator: MTQQMKETFAHPGGPPPAPAALAAKVRTLAPSMTRSMQRVAEAVAGDPAGCAALTVTGLAELTGTSEATVVRTARLLGYPGYRDLRLALAGLAAQQQSGRAPAITTDIAVDDPIADVVAKLAYDEQQTLADTAAGLDTAQLGAAVTALAGARRVDVYGVGASGLVAQDLTQKLLRIGLIAHAHSDPHLAVTNAVQLRGGDVAIAITHSGSTGDVIEPLRVAFEHGATTVAVTGRPDGPIAQYADHVLTTSTARESELRPAAMSSRTGQLLVVDCLFVGVAQRTYESAAPALSASYEALAHRHRR, from the coding sequence GTGACCCAGCAAATGAAGGAAACTTTCGCGCACCCCGGCGGCCCGCCTCCCGCCCCCGCCGCCCTCGCGGCGAAGGTGCGCACGCTGGCACCGTCCATGACCCGGTCCATGCAGCGCGTCGCCGAGGCCGTGGCCGGTGACCCGGCCGGCTGCGCGGCGCTCACCGTCACCGGGCTCGCCGAACTGACCGGCACCAGCGAGGCGACCGTCGTACGCACCGCCCGCCTGCTCGGCTACCCCGGCTACCGCGACCTCAGGCTCGCCCTCGCCGGACTCGCCGCCCAGCAGCAGTCCGGCCGCGCGCCCGCCATCACCACCGACATCGCGGTCGACGACCCGATCGCCGACGTCGTCGCCAAACTCGCCTACGACGAGCAGCAGACCCTCGCCGACACCGCCGCCGGACTCGACACCGCCCAGCTCGGCGCCGCCGTCACCGCGCTCGCGGGCGCCCGCAGGGTCGATGTGTACGGCGTCGGCGCGTCCGGCCTGGTCGCCCAGGACCTCACCCAGAAGCTGCTGCGCATAGGGCTGATAGCCCACGCGCACAGCGACCCGCACCTCGCCGTGACCAACGCCGTGCAGCTGCGCGGCGGCGACGTGGCCATCGCGATCACCCACTCCGGCTCGACCGGGGACGTGATCGAGCCGCTGCGGGTGGCCTTCGAGCACGGCGCCACCACCGTGGCCGTCACCGGACGGCCGGACGGGCCCATCGCCCAGTACGCCGACCACGTACTGACCACGTCCACCGCCCGCGAGAGCGAGCTGCGCCCCGCGGCCATGTCGTCCCGGACCGGCCAACTGCTCGTCGTGGACTGTCTGTTCGTGGGCGTCGCCCAGCGCACCTACGAGTCCGCGGCACCCGCCCTGTCGGCGTCCTACGAGGCCCTGGCCCACCGGCACCGGCGATAG